In the Helianthus annuus cultivar XRQ/B chromosome 11, HanXRQr2.0-SUNRISE, whole genome shotgun sequence genome, one interval contains:
- the LOC110888460 gene encoding uncharacterized protein LOC110888460 — MTEAARKRFFQIHELEELRDATYARSLGIKEKTKASHHRKLRKVKEFSKGNKVLLYNSRLKLFAGKLKSKWFGPYMVHYVFPYRVVEIMDESDGRSWKVNAHRLKHYIGGAIDKNEMEETPLEIPSKAAI, encoded by the coding sequence ATGACCGAAGCCGCTAGGAAGCGTTTCTTTCAAATCCATGAGCTTGAAGAGCTTAGGGATGCGACTTATGCTCGATCGTTGGGAATTAAGGAGAAGACGAAAGCTTCACATCATAGGAAGCTAAGGAAGGTTAAGGAATTTAGCAAAGGTAATAAAGTACTTCTCTACAATTCAAGATTGAAGTTGTTTGCGGGGAAGTTGAAGTCGAAGTGGTTTGGACCTTATATGGTTCATTACGTGTTTCCGTACAGAGTGGTGGAGATTATGGATGAATCGGATGGCCGAAGTTGGAAGGTGAATGCCCATCGTTTAAAACACTACATTGGAGGAGCAATAGACAAGAACGAGATGGAGGAAACTCCTCTCGAAATTCCATCAAAAGCCGCCATTTAG